A window from Opitutia bacterium ISCC 52 encodes these proteins:
- the rplL gene encoding 50S ribosomal protein L7/L12 — translation MSDITKDQVIDWLSGQSVVEIASLVKDLEDKWGVSAAAPVAVAAAPAAGGGGGEAAEEKTEFDVIFAAPGDNKIASIKEVRAITGLGLKEAKDLVEGAPKPVKEGVSKDEAAEIQKKLEAAGAKVEIK, via the coding sequence ATGTCTGATATCACTAAAGATCAAGTAATCGATTGGCTTTCCGGCCAGTCTGTCGTTGAAATCGCATCGCTCGTTAAAGACCTCGAAGATAAATGGGGAGTTAGCGCAGCCGCACCTGTCGCAGTAGCTGCAGCACCCGCCGCCGGTGGTGGTGGAGGCGAAGCCGCTGAAGAGAAAACTGAATTCGATGTTATCTTTGCCGCACCTGGCGATAACAAGATTGCTTCTATTAAGGAAGTTCGCGCCATCACCGGCCTCGGACTCAAGGAAGCAAAAGACCTCGTTGAAGGCGCTCCAAAACCTGTTAAGGAAGGCGTGTCCAAAGACGAAGCTGCTGAAATTCAGAAGAAGCTCGAAGCTGCCGGTGCTAAAGTCGAAATCAAGTAA
- the rplJ gene encoding 50S ribosomal protein L10 translates to MRDEKKYLVEEAGSHLEKSDYVFLTNFERITVEETSELRETLAKEGAEFHVVKNSVLDVAAKDRDLPDLKEWLAGPTAIVVGGNDPSGVAKVLRKFCKAKDKNDVKVGVLGDKTLTAEDVKVLSDLPSIEVLKAQLLGLLNQPATQMVSVLNAVPTSVVNVLQAKADQEGDN, encoded by the coding sequence ATGAGAGACGAAAAGAAATACCTGGTTGAAGAAGCCGGATCCCACCTTGAGAAGTCAGACTACGTATTCCTGACCAACTTCGAGCGCATCACTGTAGAAGAAACGAGTGAGCTTCGCGAAACACTTGCTAAAGAAGGCGCAGAGTTTCACGTGGTTAAGAACAGCGTTCTCGATGTAGCAGCGAAAGATCGTGATCTTCCCGATCTTAAAGAATGGCTCGCAGGCCCAACAGCAATTGTTGTTGGAGGAAACGATCCTTCTGGAGTTGCCAAAGTTCTAAGAAAATTCTGTAAGGCCAAGGATAAGAACGACGTTAAAGTGGGTGTATTGGGTGACAAGACTCTGACCGCAGAAGACGTTAAGGTTCTATCTGACTTACCATCCATCGAAGTCCTCAAGGCTCAATTGCTTGGACTTCTTAACCAGCCAGCCACTCAAATGGTATCTGTGCTTAATGCGGTTCCGACCAGCGTGGTCAATGTTCTGCAAGCCAAAGCCGACCAGGAGGGTGACAACTAA
- the rplA gene encoding 50S ribosomal protein L1, producing MAIQSKRYRKSSETVEALKSYELDEAITILKGFSEAKFDETVELSFRLGVDPRQSDQMIRGTVSLPNGSGKKVTVIVFTEDDETATAAGADYAGLDELIEKVKGGWMDFDVAVATPAAMKKVRAIARVLGPRGLMPNPKSGTVTDDVAKAINEVKAGRVEYKMDKSANMAVSVGKRSFEADKIKENIETVIDTVVKAKPDKFHGKFILNLSVSSTMSPGVKVDTSKYIES from the coding sequence ATGGCTATTCAGAGCAAACGATACAGAAAATCTTCCGAGACCGTTGAGGCCCTTAAGTCCTACGAGCTCGATGAAGCGATCACGATTTTAAAGGGATTTTCCGAAGCAAAGTTCGACGAGACGGTTGAACTGTCTTTCCGCTTGGGAGTAGATCCCCGCCAAAGCGACCAAATGATACGTGGCACCGTATCACTTCCCAACGGAAGTGGTAAGAAGGTGACGGTTATAGTATTCACAGAAGATGATGAAACGGCTACGGCTGCCGGGGCCGATTATGCCGGTCTCGATGAACTGATCGAAAAGGTCAAAGGTGGTTGGATGGACTTCGATGTGGCTGTGGCGACACCCGCTGCGATGAAGAAAGTTCGTGCCATTGCCCGCGTACTTGGACCCCGTGGTCTTATGCCAAATCCCAAGTCCGGCACCGTTACTGATGATGTTGCCAAGGCCATCAACGAAGTGAAGGCCGGTCGTGTGGAATACAAAATGGACAAGTCTGCTAATATGGCTGTGTCTGTCGGTAAGCGCTCATTCGAGGCTGACAAGATCAAGGAAAACATCGAAACCGTGATCGACACAGTGGTAAAAGCTAAGCCAGATAAATTCCACGGTAAGTTTATCCTAAATCTCTCCGTCTCCTCTACTATGAGCCCCGGAGTCAAAGTCGATACTTCCAAATACATAGAGTCTTAA
- the rplK gene encoding 50S ribosomal protein L11, whose amino-acid sequence MAKKITGTIRLQLPAGAANPAPPVGPALGAAGVNIMGFCKEFNAKTKDQAGTIFPVVITVYADRSFTFILKSPPAAILLKKAAGLAKGSGEPNRNKVGKVTRAQVLEIVKIKQNDLNANDDEAAIKIIAGTARSMGIELEG is encoded by the coding sequence ATGGCTAAAAAAATAACAGGAACGATACGTTTACAGCTCCCTGCTGGCGCGGCTAACCCCGCTCCCCCAGTTGGACCTGCTTTAGGTGCTGCTGGTGTGAATATCATGGGATTCTGTAAAGAGTTTAATGCAAAGACCAAAGATCAGGCGGGGACCATTTTCCCAGTTGTGATCACCGTATATGCGGACCGGTCTTTCACCTTTATTCTGAAATCGCCGCCAGCTGCTATTCTTCTAAAGAAAGCAGCAGGCCTCGCAAAGGGTTCAGGTGAACCCAACCGGAACAAGGTGGGTAAGGTCACACGGGCACAAGTGCTCGAGATCGTAAAAATCAAACAAAACGACCTCAATGCCAACGACGACGAGGCGGCTATCAAGATTATAGCCGGTACCGCTCGCAGCATGGGAATCGAATTAGAAGGATAA